The proteins below come from a single Flavobacterium lindanitolerans genomic window:
- a CDS encoding TolC family protein, giving the protein MKKNNRMTSKLFFQIVFFFAISLAARAQEILTVEDAVKIALENNYEIKIASNELKIDQQNVSLANAGVLPQLNANVTDNNSIQNTTQTQSDGSERKLNNARNMNLNYGVALNWTIFDGMGMFARYDRLKELEKLGDAELKLAIFTKVSDVITTYYDLVQQQQQLKALDTAIVISNLRVTTADNRYKIGKASKLEVLNAQVDLNTDTTALLRQKELYANTKIFLNEILGRDVKTEFVVADEIAIDGTLLLPELMALAEKQNPQLQAQIINKRISELQLKQVKASRYPTVNITSGYNFSRTEASLGFITQSSGQGFTYGFNASMNIFNGGLQNRNEKAAKLQVENSKIVIEQQLQTLRSQLSSAYQTYLTNLELTKLEAKNEEIAKENLDITLAKFKIGTIAPLEFREAQLNYVNAKVRNSNAQYAAKVSEINLKELAGNLSLSQN; this is encoded by the coding sequence ATGAAAAAGAATAATCGCATGACTTCTAAACTATTTTTTCAGATTGTTTTCTTTTTTGCCATTTCACTGGCAGCAAGAGCCCAAGAAATCTTAACGGTCGAAGATGCGGTAAAGATTGCGTTGGAAAACAATTACGAAATAAAAATTGCCAGCAATGAGCTAAAAATCGACCAGCAGAATGTTAGCCTTGCCAATGCAGGCGTATTACCACAGCTGAATGCCAATGTAACAGACAACAACAGCATCCAGAATACCACACAAACACAATCCGACGGTTCAGAGCGCAAACTTAACAACGCCAGAAATATGAACCTTAATTATGGGGTTGCCTTAAACTGGACTATTTTTGACGGTATGGGGATGTTTGCGCGTTATGACCGGTTGAAAGAATTAGAAAAATTAGGCGATGCTGAGCTCAAGCTTGCCATCTTTACAAAGGTTTCTGATGTTATCACGACTTACTATGACCTTGTACAGCAGCAGCAGCAACTGAAAGCGCTTGATACGGCAATTGTAATTTCCAACCTGAGAGTCACTACAGCCGACAATCGTTATAAAATTGGAAAAGCCTCGAAATTAGAAGTATTGAACGCACAGGTTGACCTCAATACGGATACTACTGCCCTGCTCCGACAAAAAGAACTGTATGCCAATACTAAAATTTTCCTGAACGAAATTTTAGGCAGGGATGTAAAAACAGAATTTGTTGTTGCCGACGAAATCGCCATTGATGGAACACTTTTGCTTCCGGAACTGATGGCATTGGCAGAAAAACAAAATCCGCAATTGCAGGCACAGATTATCAATAAACGGATTAGCGAATTACAGCTCAAACAAGTCAAGGCAAGCCGTTATCCTACTGTAAACATTACATCGGGTTATAATTTTTCACGTACGGAAGCTTCACTTGGCTTTATCACCCAGTCTTCAGGACAAGGATTTACGTATGGCTTTAATGCTTCCATGAATATTTTTAATGGAGGACTTCAAAACAGAAACGAAAAGGCGGCCAAACTTCAGGTAGAAAATTCCAAGATTGTTATCGAGCAGCAATTACAAACTTTACGTTCGCAGTTGTCGTCTGCTTACCAGACCTACCTGACCAATCTGGAACTGACCAAGCTTGAAGCCAAAAACGAAGAAATTGCGAAAGAAAATCTTGATATTACTTTGGCAAAGTTTAAAATCGGAACGATTGCACCTTTGGAATTCCGTGAAGCACAACTTAATTATGTTAATGCAAAAGTCCGAAACAGCAATGCACAATATGCCGCTAAAGTATCCGAAATTAACCTAAAAGAATTGGCAGGAAATTTATCACTTTCTCAAAATTAA
- a CDS encoding efflux RND transporter permease subunit — protein sequence MSLSTTSIKRPVLTIVLNLMLILFGIIGYTYLGVREFPSIDPAQISVRTSYTGANADIIESQITEPLEKAINSIDGIRNITSSSNQGSSNITIEFNLDKNLEEAANDVRDKVSQAVRSLPQDIDAPPVVSKADADSEPIITMTVQSDNKNVLELSDYADNVIAQRLQTIPGVSSVQIWGQRKYAMRLWMDPIKMASYGVTVSDVRSALASQNVELPSGKLTGANTELTVKTVGNLSTEEEFNNIIILAQGEKIVRFSDIGNAALEAENLETKLSDSGQEMVGMAIIPQPGTNYLDIAKAFYIQYDQLKRDLPKDFKLNIAIDNTVFVKKAVVEVAETLLVAIVLVVLIIYLFFRNWAIAFRPLIDIPVSLIATFFIMWLFGFSVNVLTLLAIVLATGLVVDDGIVVTENIFKKVEEGMTPIEAAIKGSNEIFFAVISISITLAAVFLPVIFLEGFVGRLFREFGVVIGAAVLISAFVSLTLTPMLNAYLMKGGEQKRSKFYEWSEPYFLKMNSGYADALGRFMKRKWLSFPILIICIGLIALFFSTLQKETAPYDDRSFIGVNVTAPEGASYDYMDRFMTELSDLINDSIPEKKVSLIITSPGFGSASVNSGRARIALVEPGERERSQKEIAEDLTKWTKKYAEAKVSVSEQPTISVNRRGGLPIQYIIQAQNFEKLREKIPQFMDEAAQDPTFSITDVNLKFNKPEIYVTIDREKAQSLGVSVIDIAQTLQLSLSGQRFGYYMMNGKQYQVMGQFDKKDREAPIDLTSIFVKNAAGELIQLDNLVTIEEESSPPQLYHNNRYMSATVSAGLAPGKSISDGIDAMERIKEKVLDETFTTDLGGESRDFVESNSNTAFAFGLALLLIYLILAAQFESFIDPFIIILTVPMAVAGALFSLWLFGQTWNIFSQIGTIMLIGLVTKNGILIVEFANQLREQGKHKMEAIMEAAESRLRPILMTSLAIALGALPIALSLGAASTSRIGMGVVIVGGTLFSLILTLFVIPAIYFMWSREKKHRPEFDNIKEYEKE from the coding sequence ATGAGTTTATCTACCACGAGTATAAAAAGACCGGTTCTGACGATTGTCTTGAATCTCATGCTGATTCTTTTTGGAATTATTGGCTATACTTATCTGGGCGTACGTGAATTTCCCTCTATCGATCCGGCACAAATTTCCGTAAGAACGAGCTATACCGGAGCAAATGCCGATATTATCGAATCTCAGATTACCGAGCCTTTGGAAAAGGCCATCAATTCGATAGACGGTATCCGAAATATTACCTCCTCAAGTAATCAGGGAAGCAGCAACATTACGATCGAGTTCAACCTGGATAAAAATTTAGAAGAAGCCGCCAATGATGTGCGCGACAAAGTATCACAGGCCGTAAGAAGTCTTCCGCAGGATATTGATGCTCCTCCGGTAGTTTCAAAAGCCGATGCCGATTCCGAACCTATTATCACGATGACCGTACAGAGTGACAATAAGAATGTTCTGGAACTTTCGGATTATGCGGATAATGTCATCGCGCAGCGTCTGCAAACTATTCCGGGTGTCAGCAGCGTACAAATCTGGGGACAGCGAAAATACGCGATGCGCTTATGGATGGATCCGATCAAAATGGCCTCTTATGGCGTAACTGTTTCCGACGTAAGGTCAGCCCTGGCGAGCCAGAATGTAGAATTGCCATCCGGAAAATTGACCGGAGCCAATACAGAACTGACTGTCAAAACCGTAGGAAACCTTTCCACGGAAGAAGAATTCAATAACATTATCATCCTGGCACAAGGCGAAAAAATAGTCCGCTTTAGCGACATTGGTAATGCCGCTCTTGAAGCCGAAAACCTGGAAACCAAATTAAGCGATTCCGGACAGGAAATGGTCGGGATGGCAATTATTCCGCAACCCGGAACCAACTATCTGGACATTGCAAAAGCCTTTTACATTCAATACGACCAGCTAAAAAGAGACCTCCCTAAAGATTTCAAGTTAAACATAGCCATTGACAATACCGTATTTGTAAAAAAAGCAGTTGTAGAAGTAGCAGAAACTTTATTAGTAGCCATTGTACTGGTAGTACTGATTATTTACCTGTTTTTCAGAAACTGGGCCATCGCATTCCGTCCGCTGATTGATATTCCGGTTTCCCTGATTGCTACTTTTTTCATTATGTGGCTTTTCGGATTTTCCGTAAATGTACTTACGCTTCTGGCAATCGTACTCGCTACGGGTCTGGTCGTGGATGACGGTATCGTAGTTACTGAAAATATTTTCAAGAAAGTCGAAGAAGGAATGACACCCATTGAAGCGGCTATCAAAGGATCCAATGAGATTTTCTTTGCCGTTATCTCCATTTCGATTACCCTTGCCGCTGTATTCCTACCCGTAATATTCCTTGAAGGTTTCGTAGGAAGGCTCTTCCGGGAATTTGGTGTGGTGATTGGTGCGGCCGTTTTAATTTCTGCTTTTGTATCCCTGACCCTGACTCCAATGCTGAATGCCTATCTTATGAAAGGCGGTGAACAGAAAAGGTCTAAATTCTATGAATGGAGTGAGCCTTACTTTTTAAAAATGAACTCGGGTTATGCCGATGCGCTGGGTCGATTCATGAAGCGTAAATGGTTGAGCTTCCCTATCCTTATTATTTGTATCGGATTGATTGCTTTATTTTTCAGCACGCTGCAAAAAGAAACAGCTCCTTATGATGACAGAAGTTTTATTGGTGTAAACGTAACGGCACCAGAAGGAGCATCGTATGATTATATGGACCGTTTTATGACCGAACTGTCAGACTTAATCAACGATTCAATCCCTGAGAAAAAAGTGAGTTTGATTATTACTTCCCCGGGATTTGGTTCTGCATCAGTAAACAGCGGACGTGCCAGGATTGCTTTGGTAGAACCTGGCGAAAGAGAACGTTCGCAAAAAGAAATTGCAGAAGATCTTACCAAATGGACAAAAAAATATGCCGAGGCTAAGGTTTCCGTATCAGAACAGCCTACTATTTCCGTAAACCGACGTGGTGGACTTCCGATACAATATATTATTCAGGCGCAGAACTTTGAAAAACTAAGGGAAAAGATTCCTCAATTTATGGATGAGGCCGCACAGGACCCTACTTTTTCGATTACCGATGTCAACCTGAAATTCAACAAGCCTGAAATTTATGTGACTATCGACAGGGAAAAGGCACAGAGTCTTGGCGTTTCCGTAATTGATATTGCCCAAACATTACAGCTTTCTTTGAGCGGACAACGTTTTGGCTATTACATGATGAATGGCAAACAATATCAGGTTATGGGACAATTCGACAAAAAAGACCGCGAAGCGCCTATCGACCTTACTTCTATTTTCGTAAAAAATGCAGCAGGAGAGCTAATTCAATTGGACAACCTTGTTACTATTGAAGAAGAAAGCAGCCCGCCGCAATTGTACCATAACAACCGTTATATGTCTGCTACGGTTTCTGCCGGGCTTGCTCCCGGAAAAAGTATCAGCGACGGTATCGATGCGATGGAACGCATCAAAGAAAAAGTCCTTGATGAAACTTTTACAACCGACCTTGGAGGTGAATCCCGTGATTTCGTAGAAAGTAATTCCAATACTGCTTTTGCCTTTGGGTTGGCATTATTGCTTATTTACCTGATTTTGGCAGCGCAGTTTGAAAGTTTTATTGACCCGTTTATCATCATCCTGACAGTTCCGATGGCAGTTGCAGGAGCCTTATTCTCGCTTTGGCTGTTTGGCCAGACCTGGAACATTTTCAGCCAGATTGGAACCATTATGCTTATTGGACTGGTGACGAAGAATGGAATCCTGATTGTAGAATTTGCCAACCAACTCCGGGAACAGGGCAAACACAAAATGGAAGCCATTATGGAAGCCGCAGAATCGCGTCTGCGTCCTATTCTGATGACCAGTTTGGCCATTGCTTTAGGAGCGCTTCCAATCGCATTGTCTTTGGGAGCAGCCTCAACCAGCCGTATTGGTATGGGAGTTGTTATTGTGGGCGGAACCTTATTCTCGTTGATACTGACATTATTTGTAATTCCTGCTATCTATTTTATGTGGTCCAGAGAAAAGAAACACAGGCCAGAATTTGACAACATAAAAGAATATGAAAAAGAATAA
- a CDS encoding efflux RND transporter periplasmic adaptor subunit: MKIKHLVYAILLLGIGGMIAYRIINNKKSESENGKGQGNKKPSTVSGVVVKPQNFADVLSLSGSIEANEQIDVRSEVSGIVESINFNEGTMVSKGQVLFKVNDIELRAQLAQAKTAQGLASENERRAKLLLQKEAISQEEYDIASADFKSAKAQSQLISAQIAKTTVRAPFSGKIGLRSISEGTYVTPTTMIAKLVNTSRLKITFSIPEKYASQMKVNGEFTFTTAGSPEKFKAKIYAIEPEIEVATRTLRLRAIAENPEGKLYPGTFANVILPLDNIPDALLVPTQALIPIQNGKKLFISQNGKAKEIIVKTGARTDKDILITSGIKAGDTVLTTGVMTLKDGMPVKVQIKN; the protein is encoded by the coding sequence ATGAAAATAAAACATCTAGTTTACGCAATTCTACTTCTTGGTATTGGCGGTATGATTGCCTATCGGATTATTAATAATAAGAAATCAGAATCAGAAAACGGAAAAGGACAGGGAAATAAAAAACCATCAACAGTTAGCGGCGTTGTAGTAAAACCTCAAAATTTTGCCGATGTACTTTCACTTTCCGGCTCGATTGAAGCTAACGAACAGATTGATGTACGCAGTGAAGTTTCCGGAATTGTTGAAAGCATCAACTTCAATGAAGGTACAATGGTATCAAAAGGGCAGGTGCTTTTTAAAGTAAACGATATCGAATTAAGAGCCCAACTGGCACAAGCCAAAACAGCACAGGGATTGGCTTCCGAAAACGAAAGAAGGGCAAAACTGCTTTTGCAAAAAGAAGCGATTAGCCAGGAAGAATATGATATTGCCAGTGCCGATTTCAAATCTGCCAAAGCACAATCACAACTCATTAGTGCCCAAATTGCAAAAACTACGGTACGTGCTCCTTTTTCCGGAAAAATAGGACTTCGCTCGATTTCCGAAGGAACTTACGTGACGCCAACTACCATGATTGCAAAACTGGTAAACACCAGCCGATTGAAAATTACTTTTTCAATTCCTGAAAAATACGCTTCTCAAATGAAAGTTAACGGTGAGTTTACATTTACGACTGCAGGTTCGCCGGAAAAATTCAAAGCCAAGATTTATGCCATCGAACCGGAAATTGAAGTAGCAACACGAACACTCAGACTAAGAGCTATTGCCGAAAACCCTGAAGGCAAGCTCTACCCCGGAACCTTTGCAAACGTCATACTTCCATTAGACAATATTCCGGATGCCTTACTGGTTCCTACGCAGGCACTGATCCCTATCCAGAACGGAAAGAAACTGTTTATATCCCAAAACGGGAAAGCGAAAGAAATAATCGTTAAAACAGGAGCGCGAACAGATAAAGACATCCTGATTACTTCAGGTATCAAAGCAGGAGACACCGTATTGACTACAGGAGTGATGACACTAAAAGACGGAATGCCTGTCAAAGTCCAAATAAAAAACTAA
- a CDS encoding Pycsar system effector family protein — protein sequence MNILQKAENFIFQLFKDNLSSDYIYHNFNHTLRVVDSVRQLIKGEKVSEEDAEILEIAAWFHDAGYINGGERHEEKGAQIAEDFLKENGFPDDKISKVKALIIATEIRRTPENHLEMIIRDADCSHFGHKEYSNFAELLRQEWKIVAHKEFSNLEWAKENRTVFLKYHRFYTDFAKANWQPQKDLNLSELQDKITDWEKGKKEKPKDTLNKKKLERLETPERGIDTMFRVTLNNHTKLSQIADSKANILLSVNAIIISIALSTLIPKLDSPTNAHLIVPTFVMLMFSVISIIFAILSTRPKVTSGLFTRKDIEEKKVNLLFFGNFHKMPLDEYQWAMNVLMKDREYLYNSMIKDLYYLGLVLNRKYKLLRITYTVFMFGIITSVIAFVWAFKTV from the coding sequence ATGAATATTCTTCAAAAAGCTGAAAATTTTATATTTCAATTATTCAAAGATAACTTATCTTCCGATTATATTTACCATAATTTTAATCATACTTTAAGGGTTGTCGACAGCGTACGCCAATTGATAAAAGGAGAAAAAGTTTCTGAAGAAGATGCTGAAATTCTTGAAATTGCGGCCTGGTTTCACGATGCAGGATATATCAATGGAGGTGAAAGACATGAAGAAAAAGGGGCACAGATTGCCGAAGACTTCCTAAAGGAAAACGGATTTCCTGACGACAAAATTTCCAAAGTTAAGGCACTCATAATAGCAACTGAAATCAGACGCACTCCGGAAAATCATTTGGAAATGATTATCCGCGATGCTGACTGCTCCCATTTCGGGCATAAAGAATACTCCAATTTTGCGGAACTGTTGCGTCAGGAATGGAAAATTGTTGCCCATAAGGAATTTTCCAATTTAGAATGGGCTAAAGAAAACAGGACTGTTTTCCTGAAATACCATCGTTTTTATACTGATTTCGCGAAGGCAAACTGGCAACCTCAAAAAGACCTTAATCTTTCTGAATTGCAGGATAAGATTACGGATTGGGAAAAAGGAAAAAAGGAAAAGCCAAAAGACACCCTGAATAAAAAAAAGCTGGAACGATTAGAAACTCCTGAAAGGGGAATCGACACCATGTTTCGCGTGACACTGAACAACCACACCAAACTTAGCCAGATTGCAGACAGTAAAGCCAATATTCTTCTTTCTGTCAACGCCATCATCATTTCGATTGCCTTGTCTACCTTAATTCCTAAACTGGACAGCCCGACAAATGCGCATTTGATTGTTCCAACTTTCGTCATGCTGATGTTTAGTGTAATTTCTATCATTTTCGCCATACTTTCCACACGTCCAAAAGTAACAAGCGGACTTTTTACACGAAAAGATATTGAAGAAAAAAAGGTCAATCTGTTGTTCTTTGGAAATTTCCACAAAATGCCTCTTGATGAATATCAGTGGGCAATGAATGTGCTCATGAAAGACCGCGAATATCTTTACAACTCCATGATTAAGGACCTTTATTATCTGGGATTGGTATTGAACCGAAAATACAAACTGCTCCGCATTACATATACCGTATTTATGTTTGGAATCATCACCTCCGTAATTGCCTTTGTATGGGCATTCAAGACGGTCTAA
- a CDS encoding DUF1761 domain-containing protein, which produces MEVNFLALLVAALSTLVVGFIWYNPKVFGTAWMNSAGLTEEKLKGANMAKIFGLSIVFAFLMAFILQFLVIHQWGALAATGGDPDQAGPAYQAFMAEHGTKFRTFKHGALHGFMTGLFFTFPLIAINAMFERKSWKFIFINSGYWIVNLTIMGGIICAWM; this is translated from the coding sequence ATGGAAGTAAATTTTTTAGCATTGCTCGTTGCGGCATTATCGACGCTGGTTGTCGGTTTTATATGGTATAACCCAAAAGTTTTCGGAACCGCCTGGATGAACTCGGCCGGACTTACGGAAGAAAAATTAAAAGGTGCCAACATGGCTAAAATTTTTGGTCTTAGCATTGTATTTGCCTTTTTAATGGCTTTTATTTTGCAATTTCTCGTCATACATCAATGGGGAGCTTTAGCGGCAACCGGCGGAGACCCTGACCAGGCTGGCCCTGCTTATCAGGCATTCATGGCAGAACACGGAACCAAATTCCGAACATTTAAACACGGCGCTTTGCACGGTTTTATGACCGGACTATTTTTTACATTTCCACTAATTGCCATCAACGCGATGTTTGAAAGAAAAAGCTGGAAATTTATCTTTATCAATTCCGGCTATTGGATCGTGAACCTGACTATCATGGGCGGAATTATTTGTGCCTGGATGTAA
- a CDS encoding GAF domain-containing protein codes for MNHIHDNLSPFKVKISFAKVIEVLEEIAGSDVDYRAAYAKGLLKEIEPYPELRDGIESYQQIEKHYLRIKYLLSDLFPTALTHNEIKAVTIPFDNYIFNTTERLNKIISEAGEDFEIIIRDFDEHQFYVMNCLIILNYYYGSKIDFSTPIFYDIPNAEGIIKHYRILYNADFLEVFPTEKSIALTQEDINLLIDNYDDLALWKEKFPPGSWILKGFGIMTLYDNSVESAISNLKSNLLSNDKGNDLKRETIETIFRSIYKIPDLRTGFAAFSSDGTRLKKADFEEEMHSFLLTGMEEECRNALGECSLETLVGQKKYFIISDVKEFLIANPEEKGFAEHLLSQNVQSCIFAPVIKDEKFLGIVELVSSEPKQLNSVNANKLDLVMPFLVDTIDRYFSDMQNQIDAIIQKEYTAIHPSVYWKFREEASLHTTDKNARDLPFKEIVFKEVYPLYGQIDIKGSSVARNEAIEKDLTVQIERLLRLLRFVSDNLKLPVIYQNIFELEDLEKQLKETLKADTESLIQSYVLNEVHPMLHHFKDSNEVVRAKVDTYFKSLDPKIMMVYDARKDFDQTLSLINKKMAFLLDKKQEEAQSFFPHYYERFKTDGVEHNLYIGASIAPQLSFSHVYLSNLRLWQLQVLCEMENEYYHMRPSLPYDLDVTSLILVFSTPISIRFRMDEKRFDVDGTYNARYEVVKKRIDKSNIKGTDERITQKGKITIVYSQHQEEVEYRRYISLLQHKNKLGAIETFEVEDLQGVTGLKALRVEILYSQPEDSENGYTYQDLVKELSVKN; via the coding sequence ATGAACCATATTCACGATAATCTCAGTCCTTTTAAAGTCAAGATTTCTTTTGCGAAAGTGATTGAGGTTTTGGAAGAAATAGCAGGTTCAGATGTAGATTATCGTGCCGCTTATGCAAAGGGACTTTTAAAGGAAATTGAACCTTATCCGGAGCTAAGAGATGGTATTGAATCGTATCAGCAGATTGAAAAGCACTACCTGCGTATCAAATATCTTTTGTCAGACCTGTTTCCAACGGCTTTGACGCATAACGAAATTAAGGCGGTAACGATTCCGTTTGACAATTATATTTTTAATACTACAGAAAGGCTTAACAAGATTATAAGTGAAGCTGGTGAAGATTTTGAAATCATAATCAGGGACTTTGACGAGCATCAGTTTTATGTCATGAACTGTCTGATTATCCTGAACTACTATTATGGTAGTAAAATTGATTTCAGTACTCCCATTTTTTATGACATTCCAAATGCTGAAGGAATTATAAAACATTATCGGATTCTCTATAATGCGGATTTTCTGGAAGTATTTCCTACTGAAAAATCAATTGCGCTTACTCAGGAAGATATCAATTTGTTGATTGACAATTATGATGACCTGGCGCTTTGGAAAGAAAAATTTCCGCCGGGTAGCTGGATACTTAAAGGTTTCGGGATTATGACGCTTTACGATAATTCGGTTGAAAGCGCCATTTCTAATCTGAAAAGTAACCTTTTAAGTAATGATAAAGGAAACGATTTAAAAAGGGAGACAATCGAAACTATCTTCAGGTCTATCTATAAAATACCCGATTTAAGAACCGGTTTTGCTGCCTTTAGCAGTGATGGTACCCGATTAAAAAAGGCTGATTTTGAAGAAGAAATGCATAGCTTTTTATTGACAGGTATGGAGGAAGAGTGCCGTAATGCTTTAGGCGAATGTTCGCTGGAAACCCTGGTAGGACAGAAAAAGTATTTTATCATTTCAGATGTAAAAGAATTTCTGATTGCCAACCCGGAAGAAAAAGGATTTGCAGAGCACCTGCTTTCTCAGAATGTGCAAAGCTGTATTTTTGCACCGGTTATCAAAGATGAAAAATTTCTTGGAATCGTTGAATTGGTGTCGTCAGAGCCAAAACAGCTGAATAGTGTCAATGCCAACAAGTTGGATTTGGTTATGCCTTTTCTGGTAGATACTATAGACCGGTATTTTTCAGACATGCAAAATCAAATTGATGCCATAATCCAAAAAGAATATACGGCTATCCACCCGAGTGTTTACTGGAAATTCAGAGAAGAAGCTTCCTTGCATACGACTGATAAAAATGCCAGGGATTTGCCTTTTAAAGAGATTGTTTTTAAAGAAGTATATCCGCTATACGGACAAATTGATATCAAAGGCTCTTCTGTAGCGCGAAACGAAGCTATAGAAAAAGACCTTACAGTCCAGATTGAACGGCTTCTCAGATTACTTCGTTTTGTAAGTGACAATCTGAAGCTTCCGGTAATTTACCAGAATATTTTTGAGCTGGAAGATTTGGAAAAACAACTCAAAGAAACTTTGAAAGCCGACACGGAGTCCCTTATTCAGAGTTATGTGCTCAACGAAGTGCATCCTATGTTACATCATTTTAAGGACTCCAATGAAGTTGTTCGGGCAAAAGTAGATACCTATTTTAAATCGTTGGACCCTAAAATAATGATGGTCTATGATGCGCGTAAAGATTTTGACCAGACGCTTTCGCTTATCAATAAAAAAATGGCTTTTTTACTTGATAAAAAACAAGAAGAAGCTCAGTCTTTTTTCCCGCACTATTACGAACGGTTTAAGACGGATGGAGTGGAGCATAACCTTTATATTGGTGCTTCTATTGCACCGCAGCTTTCATTTAGCCATGTTTATTTAAGCAACTTGCGCTTATGGCAACTTCAGGTATTGTGTGAGATGGAAAACGAATATTACCATATGCGTCCTTCGCTTCCATATGATTTGGATGTGACCTCACTGATACTTGTTTTCAGTACGCCAATCTCGATACGGTTCAGAATGGACGAAAAACGTTTTGATGTTGACGGCACCTATAATGCCCGTTATGAAGTCGTGAAAAAAAGAATCGACAAATCGAACATAAAGGGAACAGACGAAAGGATTACTCAAAAAGGCAAGATTACGATTGTCTATTCACAACATCAGGAAGAAGTGGAGTACAGAAGATATATCAGCCTCCTACAGCACAAAAACAAGCTGGGTGCTATTGAAACTTTTGAGGTAGAAGACCTGCAGGGTGTTACCGGACTAAAAGCGTTGCGTGTAGAAATTCTGTACAGCCAGCCTGAAGATTCAGAAAACGGCTATACCTATCAGGATTTGGTAAAAGAGCTATCGGTTAAGAATTAG